A window of Parasegetibacter sp. NRK P23 genomic DNA:
AGCTAGACATCTATCGGGACTTCCTTATGTTTTTTCAAGCATGAAAAGGAATATTTCTGGTAGTGACCATGAGTTTTGTTGCGGACAGTCCGGAGAGTATTTGAATATTTCTTATTCATTGGGAGAAATCCAAGATATTCGATCTCCCATGGATAGTTGGCTGACGGAAAGGTATTGCTTGTATTTAGGCAATGGTCGAACCTTGTATCGATATCAGATACATCATGAACCATGGCAACTTAGAGCAATTACAATCAATGACAATAATTTGAGACTTGGTTATGACTTTCCTGGCGTGACATTGGAAAACCTAAACTTAGCTCATTACTCGGACGGGGTAAAAGTGTTGGCCTGGAAGAGGCAAGTCGTGCTGTAACCAGCACCGCCCCTAACACTAGTTTACTGAATAGCCGGGTATACGGGTAACGTGGTGTTCAGTTTTTCAATTAAATTCACTCACGGCAAGACTGTTTACGTTTTCAAATTCCCGCCCATCAGTAAGCCTTTACGTTGGCCGTAATGTTTTGACCCTCAACTAGATATTCAAATACATAAAGACACCGATTTTATTCTTAAATTTGGCCTTATGAGTACTATTCGAGTGGACATATTAAATCCTAAAGCTAAAAAGCTTCTTAAGGATTTGGCTGACCTTAATCTGATTTCAATTAAAGAAACATCAAAAGGAGGTTTTTCTGATGTTCTTAAAAAACTTAGGGCTAAGGCTAAATCCGTTCCTAGCATGGAGGAGATTACCAAAGAGGTTGAAATCGTAAGAGCAAGACGGTATGCGAAATAAGGTTAACCGTGTAATACTCGACACTAATCTTTGGATTAATTTTCTTATCACAAAAGACTTTTCTAAACTTGACCTTTTAATTTTTTCAAAGGACTGTGTAATCCTGTTCAGTAAAGAATTGATGGATGAGTTTATCGATGTCGCAAATCGACCAAAGTTCAGAAGGTTTTTTACTACGAATGATCTTGAGGATATTCTTGAGACTATTGATGAATATGCTCACTTTGTAAAAGTATCGACTGAAGTACTTGCTTGCAGAGACATAAAAGATAATTTCCTTCTATCCTTATCTGTTGACGGAGGAGCTGATTACCTACTTACAATTGACAAAGATTTACTTGAATTAAATACTTTTGGCAGGACAAAAA
This region includes:
- a CDS encoding YqjF family protein, which encodes MNLVSDIINKTGHRPWQFPVEEWAYYQEWNHAVFLHFPVRADLFWGHVPRRLELDTFDGVAWISVVAFTMNNIRPRWLPSVPLISTFHEVNVRTYVKHKGVSGVYFLNIQGAKQLSCFVARHLSGLPYVFSSMKRNISGSDHEFCCGQSGEYLNISYSLGEIQDIRSPMDSWLTERYCLYLGNGRTLYRYQIHHEPWQLRAITINDNNLRLGYDFPGVTLENLNLAHYSDGVKVLAWKRQVVL
- a CDS encoding putative toxin-antitoxin system toxin component, PIN family — protein: MRNKVNRVILDTNLWINFLITKDFSKLDLLIFSKDCVILFSKELMDEFIDVANRPKFRRFFTTNDLEDILETIDEYAHFVKVSTEVLACRDIKDNFLLSLSVDGGADYLLTIDKDLLELNTFGRTKIVTLIDFLKLY